In Arcobacter sp. LA11, one DNA window encodes the following:
- the gmk gene encoding guanylate kinase, with amino-acid sequence MMEKKGAILILSGPSGCGKSTLLKNVYKDISDYYFSISTTTREPRVGEKEGVDYLFVSKEEFEEDIKNGHFLEWAEVHGNYYGTSLKPINKALKKGKLVIFDIDVQGHEIVRKKLNDIVTSVFITTPTLDELERRLTDRKTDSYAVISKRLENARYEIKSFQKYDYFIVNDDLEKASKELVAIANITRIKAKLYDKDEIISNWLDI; translated from the coding sequence ATAATGGAAAAAAAAGGTGCAATTTTAATTTTATCAGGACCTAGTGGTTGTGGTAAATCAACTTTACTTAAAAATGTATATAAAGATATTTCAGATTACTATTTTTCTATTTCAACAACTACTAGAGAACCTAGAGTTGGAGAGAAAGAAGGCGTTGATTATTTATTTGTATCAAAAGAAGAGTTTGAAGAAGATATTAAAAATGGACATTTTTTAGAGTGGGCAGAAGTTCATGGAAATTATTATGGGACATCATTAAAGCCTATAAATAAAGCACTAAAAAAAGGTAAGCTTGTTATCTTTGATATAGATGTACAAGGACATGAAATAGTTAGAAAGAAACTTAATGATATTGTTACTTCTGTATTTATAACTACACCAACCTTAGATGAGTTAGAAAGAAGATTAACAGATAGGAAAACAGATTCATATGCAGTTATTTCTAAAAGACTTGAAAATGCAAGATATGAGATTAAATCTTTTCAAAAATATGATTATTTTATAGTAAACGATGATTTAGAAAAAGCTAGTAAAGAACTTGTGGCAATTGCAAATATTACTAGAATAAAAGCTAAACTATATGACAAAGATGAGATTATAAGTAACTGGTTAGATATTTAA